Proteins from a genomic interval of Zingiber officinale cultivar Zhangliang chromosome 2A, Zo_v1.1, whole genome shotgun sequence:
- the LOC122040660 gene encoding uncharacterized protein LOC122040660 isoform X2 — translation MSLTIRSTREAERRWVLLPATISHLSSNLLSRFLVFCCLVFLRFGDGFYLPGSYPDEYPVGVLERSCRLPVKVNSLTSIETELPFSYYNLPFCRPQDGIKDNTKNLGELLMRDGSKKGWTDNPVLDPSLVLCTDDLTLQVLTLRIWILGVPLCILPLIFHLIHTCRRASLAQVDIPHDPYLSENISSWDVEVVLLQKSKAIISSK, via the exons ATGTCACTCACGATAAG ATCTACGAGAGAAGCAGAGCGGAGATGGGTTTTGCTTCCGGCAACAATATCACATCTTTCTTCGAATCTGCTTTCCCGGTTCCTTGTTTTCTGCTGTCTGGTCTTTCTTCGATTCGGCGATGGGTTTTATCTACCTGGAAGCTACCCTGACGAGTATCCAGTTGGAGTCTTGGAGAGGTCCTGCCGGCTGCCGGTGAAGGTCAACTCGCTTACTTCCATCGAGACCGAGCTTCCTTTCAGTTACTACAATCTCCCATTCTGCCGTCCTCAAGATGGAATTAAGGATAACACCAAGAATCTTGGGGAGCTACTAATGAGAGACGGATCTAAGAAGGGCTGGACCGACAACCCTGTTCTAGATCCGTCTCTAGTTCTTTGTACGGACGATCTAACATTGCAAGTGTTAACATTACGCATATGGATTCTTGGTGTTCCACTCTGCATCCTACC GTTGATATTCCACTTGATTCATACTTGTCGGAGAGCATCTCTAGCTCAG gTTGATATTCCACATGATCCATACTTGTCCGAGAACATCTCTAGCTGGGATGTTGAAGTTGTTCTCCTTCAAAAGAGCAAAGCTATTATTTCTTCAAAATAG
- the LOC122040660 gene encoding uncharacterized protein LOC122040660 isoform X1 produces MSLTIRSTREAERRWVLLPATISHLSSNLLSRFLVFCCLVFLRFGDGFYLPGSYPDEYPVGVLERSCRLPVKVNSLTSIETELPFSYYNLPFCRPQDGIKDNTKNLGELLMRDGSKKGWTDNPVLDPSLVLCTDDLTLQVLTLRIWILGVPLCILPLIFHMIHTCPRTSLAGMLKLFSFKRAKLLFLQNSFCITTRVTYFVSYQRICFAFACYK; encoded by the exons ATGTCACTCACGATAAG ATCTACGAGAGAAGCAGAGCGGAGATGGGTTTTGCTTCCGGCAACAATATCACATCTTTCTTCGAATCTGCTTTCCCGGTTCCTTGTTTTCTGCTGTCTGGTCTTTCTTCGATTCGGCGATGGGTTTTATCTACCTGGAAGCTACCCTGACGAGTATCCAGTTGGAGTCTTGGAGAGGTCCTGCCGGCTGCCGGTGAAGGTCAACTCGCTTACTTCCATCGAGACCGAGCTTCCTTTCAGTTACTACAATCTCCCATTCTGCCGTCCTCAAGATGGAATTAAGGATAACACCAAGAATCTTGGGGAGCTACTAATGAGAGACGGATCTAAGAAGGGCTGGACCGACAACCCTGTTCTAGATCCGTCTCTAGTTCTTTGTACGGACGATCTAACATTGCAAGTGTTAACATTACGCATATGGATTCTTGGTGTTCCACTCTGCATCCTACC gTTGATATTCCACATGATCCATACTTGTCCGAGAACATCTCTAGCTGGGATGTTGAAGTTGTTCTCCTTCAAAAGAGCAAAGCTATTATTTCTTCAAAATAGTTTTTGCATTACTACCAGGGTTACTTATTTTGTATCTTATCAGAGAATCTGTTTTGCTTTTGCATGTTACAAATAA
- the LOC122040660 gene encoding transmembrane 9 superfamily member 12-like isoform X3, with the protein MSLTIRSTREAERRWVLLPATISHLSSNLLSRFLVFCCLVFLRFGDGFYLPGSYPDEYPVGVLERSCRLPVKVNSLTSIETELPFSYYNLPFCRPQDGIKDNTKNLGELLMRDGSKKGWTDNPVLDPSLVLCTDDLTLQVLTLRIWILGVPLCILPLIFHLIHTCRRASLAQVAFVVFTKDLKKYL; encoded by the exons ATGTCACTCACGATAAG ATCTACGAGAGAAGCAGAGCGGAGATGGGTTTTGCTTCCGGCAACAATATCACATCTTTCTTCGAATCTGCTTTCCCGGTTCCTTGTTTTCTGCTGTCTGGTCTTTCTTCGATTCGGCGATGGGTTTTATCTACCTGGAAGCTACCCTGACGAGTATCCAGTTGGAGTCTTGGAGAGGTCCTGCCGGCTGCCGGTGAAGGTCAACTCGCTTACTTCCATCGAGACCGAGCTTCCTTTCAGTTACTACAATCTCCCATTCTGCCGTCCTCAAGATGGAATTAAGGATAACACCAAGAATCTTGGGGAGCTACTAATGAGAGACGGATCTAAGAAGGGCTGGACCGACAACCCTGTTCTAGATCCGTCTCTAGTTCTTTGTACGGACGATCTAACATTGCAAGTGTTAACATTACGCATATGGATTCTTGGTGTTCCACTCTGCATCCTACC GTTGATATTCCACTTGATTCATACTTGTCGGAGAGCATCTCTAGCTCAG GTTGCTTTTGTTGTCTTCACCAAAGACCTTAAAAAATATTTGTGA
- the LOC122040660 gene encoding transmembrane 9 superfamily member 12-like isoform X4, whose protein sequence is MSLTIRSTREAERRWVLLPATISHLSSNLLSRFLVFCCLVFLRFGDGFYLPGSYPDEYPVGVLERSCRLPVKVNSLTSIETELPFSYYNLPFCRPQDGIKDNTKNLGELLMRDGSKKGWTDNPVLDPSLVLCTDDLTLQVLTLRIWILGVPLCILPLLLLSSPKTLKEYM, encoded by the exons ATGTCACTCACGATAAG ATCTACGAGAGAAGCAGAGCGGAGATGGGTTTTGCTTCCGGCAACAATATCACATCTTTCTTCGAATCTGCTTTCCCGGTTCCTTGTTTTCTGCTGTCTGGTCTTTCTTCGATTCGGCGATGGGTTTTATCTACCTGGAAGCTACCCTGACGAGTATCCAGTTGGAGTCTTGGAGAGGTCCTGCCGGCTGCCGGTGAAGGTCAACTCGCTTACTTCCATCGAGACCGAGCTTCCTTTCAGTTACTACAATCTCCCATTCTGCCGTCCTCAAGATGGAATTAAGGATAACACCAAGAATCTTGGGGAGCTACTAATGAGAGACGGATCTAAGAAGGGCTGGACCGACAACCCTGTTCTAGATCCGTCTCTAGTTCTTTGTACGGACGATCTAACATTGCAAGTGTTAACATTACGCATATGGATTCTTGGTGTTCCACTCTGCATCCTACC GTTGCTTCTGTTGTCTTCACCGAAGACCTTAAAAGAATATATGTGA